The following is a genomic window from Hymenobacter monticola.
TTGGCTGGTAGCAGCGGCCACTCTCTTCTTGCTGGCAGTTTTGGGGTTGAACCGGCGGGTGCTAAGGCATCATTTGCCGCTGGCTTTGGGTGTTTGGGTCGTAGTGATTGGCATGGTGGTGGGAATGGATTTCTTTTATAACAAAGTGCTGCAGCCGCACCAGCGGCAGCGCATTGAGATATTGATTAATCCCTCGGCGGACCCACTCGGCAAAGGTTGGAATGTGACACAGAGCAAAATTGCCATTGGGTCGGGGGGACTTGCTGGCAAGGGGTTTTTGCAAGGCACTCAAACCAAGTTTGATTTCGTGCCGGAGCAGAGCACTGATTTTATTTTTTGCACCGTGGGTGAGGAATTTGGATGGTTGGGCAGCCTCGTGGTTCTCGCGCTGTACCTAACACTGCTTTGGCGCATTATTTACGTGGCAGAACGCCAGAAATCGGTGTTTGGGCGCACTTACGGGTATTGTGTGGCCAGTGTGCTCTTTTTCCACGTGACGGTGAATGTGGGCATGACCATTGGGCTTGCGCCCGTGGTGGGCATTCCATTGCCTTTCTTTAGCTATGGCGGGTCATCGTTGTGGTCGTTTACAATCCTGCTGTTCAGCTTGCTGGCAATTGATGCCTATCGAAAGCAGGACTTGGTGCGCTGAGAAATCAGGTAATTGCTGAGACCTAGCGACCAGTCAAGCGTCGCCAATGCGTGAAACATAGCGCGAGGAGCACGCAGAATGCAGGGGCAAAGAGGTAGCCCATGCGGCCAAGGTCGCCGGAAAGGAGCATATGAACTGCTACTACGGCAGCGAGGCCCATTTCAGGGGGGCCAAAGCGGGCAAAAATGGACGGTTGCGCGACGCCGTGCCTTGGATGTTGAAGCCACAAGGCGAAGGCCGGAACCAGCGTGAAAAAGCCGAAAATGCTCAGCAGTTCGCCTATGCCTTTGGGAGAGGCGGCACGTCGGACGGAGTAGGCGAGGTTTTCAAAATGCTCAAATGCGTTGGAAACGGCTTGGCTAGTGGTGGCCCCTGTCTGGGCATCGACCCAATTATGCACGGCAAGAAGCGCTGCCGAGCCGGCCAGCAGGGCCAATAGCTGCTTAAACCACGGCAGGGAGGGGCGGCCGAACCAGAACAACCAAGGCACCAAAAAAACGAATGACTCTTTGGCCAGAGGCCCGAAGAGCAAGGCTAACGTCAAAGCCCATCCGCCACGGGAACCGCGCCGGATGGCATAATAACTCAGGCTCACGACGAGCAAATACAAACTATCGGTTAGGGGCAAGCCCGCCCCGTACACG
Proteins encoded in this region:
- the rodA gene encoding rod shape-determining protein RodA, whose translation is MQVSPARYSRSIDWITVLLYALLVGLGWVCIYASSYSPDAPANPLASLSFDKLMAFNWFKQLLWIATAAVLVVILLVIDYKAYDTLAYALYGGMILLLLVTMLVARPIAGSRSWLELGPVRLQPAEFAKFTTALAASRFMSSINLRYQDWRDQLVLAGITLLPPLLIVASNESGQALVFGALLLAYFREGMSPLILLLLAAAGIILLSALLVPKVWLVAAATLFLLAVLGLNRRVLRHHLPLALGVWVVVIGMVVGMDFFYNKVLQPHQRQRIEILINPSADPLGKGWNVTQSKIAIGSGGLAGKGFLQGTQTKFDFVPEQSTDFIFCTVGEEFGWLGSLVVLALYLTLLWRIIYVAERQKSVFGRTYGYCVASVLFFHVTVNVGMTIGLAPVVGIPLPFFSYGGSSLWSFTILLFSLLAIDAYRKQDLVR